GTGGCGTCCTCCGTGACCCCATCGGCAACCAGCGCCGATGCCGGCCGTGTCGGGGCGGGGCTGCCACGCAGCGCAGTTGGGTAGAACAGTTCGACCAAGAGCACCACGGCGATCAGGAGGACGGGACCGCGCACGGCACACAGATTGGCGGGAGCCGGAGCGCTTCCCTGCCTTTGCGAATCCATTCGCTGCGCCGCTCCGCATGCCGCACATCGTGCCGTATAATGGACGGAGATGTTCGCGCCCGTGTGCGAGGCGCGTGATCGGGAGGCCCACGATGGCGCCGTTGGACCACGATCGATGAGGGGGCGCAGCCAGGGGCAGGGCCGGAGCATGGTGCTGGCGCGGCGCGGCCTCGTCGCGACCGACCACCCCCTCGCGTCGGCGGCCGGTCTGCACGTGCTGGAAAATGGCGGAAACGCCATCGACGCCGCCGTCTGCACGGCCGCGGTGCTGGGCGTGGTCACCCCCATGATGACCGGGATCGGGGGGGACTCGTTCATCCTCTATTACGAAGCCCGGACGAATCGCGTGGCCGCCCTCATCGGCAGCGGCGCGGCGCCGCGAGGAGCGACGCCCGAATATTTCACGGACCGCGGCCATCAGACGATGCCGCTCCGCGGGATGCTCTCCCCATCGGTCCCGGGCGCAGTGGACGCGAGTGCGACCGCGCTCGCTCGGTGGGGAAGCGGCCGGTGGACGCTCGGGCAGCTCCTCACGCCGGCGATTCACTATGCGGAGGCGGGATTCCCTATCACTGAGAAGGTGGCCGAGTGGTTCGATGAGGCCGCCCCGGTGCTCGCGCAGTACCCGTCATCCGCGCGCGTCTTCCTACCGTACGGCCGCCCGCCCCGGGTAGGCGAGAGTCTCGTGCAGGCAGACCTGGCGCGCTCCCTGCGCACCATTGCCGAGGAGGGTCCGCGGGCGTTCTACGAAGGGGCGCTCGCGGAGGCGATCGCGGCGTACGCCGCCGCCCACGGCGGCCTCCTCGGGACCGCTGACCTCGCCGCGCACGCGAGCGAGGTCACGACACCGCTCAGCACCACCTTCCGCGACCTCACGATCCACTGCACACCGCCGCCCTCTCAAGCGTTCGTGCTGCTCGAGATGCTCAACATCCTCGAGCACGACGACCTGGGCGCGCTCCCCTGGGGATCGGCGGACGCGGTCCACCTGATGGTTGAGGCAAAGAAGCTGGCCTTCGCCGACCGCCTCGCGTACGTCGGGGATCCGCGATTCGTATCCAACCCGATGGACCGGCTGCTCGACAAGGCGTATGCGCGTGAGCGGCGCCGGACGATCGATCTCAAACGAGCGCGGGAGACGGTCGGGCCGGGCGCGCTCCGCGAGCAAGTCGGCGAGACGACTGCGTTCGCCGTCGCGGACCAAGAGGGCAACGTGGTCAGTTACATCACGAGCCTGTCTGCGGCCTTCGGGTGCGGAGAGATCGTCGAGGGCACCGGGATCCTGTTGAACAACCGCGGCGGACGCGGCTTCAGCCTGGAGCTGGGCCATCCCAATCTCCTCGCGCCGGGCAAGCGCACGATGCACACGCTCATGGCGTTCCTGGCGACGCGGGGCGGGCGCCCGCAGCTGGCCTGGGCGACACGGGGCGGCGACGCGCAGGCACCGTGGAACTTCCAAGTGTTTAGCAATATCGCGCACCACTGCATGAACGTCCAGGAGGCGGTGGAACGGCCCCGCTGGTTCAGCTTCCCGGCGACCGATCCCTCGACGATCCGGTCCCCGTTTGAACTGCGAATGGAGGCGGGGTTCCCGCCCGAGACATACGAGGGCCTTCGGGAGCGCGGCCACCGCGTCGTTGCGCCCCGTCCCTCCATCGGTGGGGTGCAGGTCATCCAGGTCGACCACGACGACCGGGTCTACTTCGGCGGATCCGACCCGCGGCCCGATGGGCAGGCGGTCGGGTACTAAACCGGACCCAGGCTCGAGCACGGGAGGGCAGAGATGGCCGATCTCAAACATGAGCGGACGCTGATCCTAATCAAGCCCGACGGGATCCAGCGGGCGCTGTCCGGCACGATCCTGGCTCGGTTCGAGCAGGCCGGGCTCAAGATCGTCGGGCTGAAGATGATGCAGGCCCAACGCGCCGTGCTCGAGCGCCACTATCCGGCCGACGAGGCGTGGGTGCGGACGGTCGGAGGGAAGACGCGCGAGGCGTTCGAGAGTTACGGCCTGGACGTCAAGGCGATGATGGGGACGGACGATCCGGTCGCGATCGGCCGCCAGGTGCGCGGCTGGCTGATCGAGTTCATGCAGACGACCCCGGTGATCGCCGCGGTGCTGGAGGGCGTGCACGCGGTCAGCATCACGCGAAAGATTGTCGGCAAGACGCTACCGGTCTTTGCCGAGCCAGGGACGATCCGGGGGGATTTCTCGACAGATGCCCCGACCGTGGCGAACGCCGGCCGGCGCCCCGTCCGCAACCTGATCCACGCCTCCGGCACCGTGGAAGAAGCGGAGCACGAGGTCACGCTGTGGTTTACCTCCCAGGAGCTCTACGCCTACCGGCGGGCCGACGAGGAGGTCATGTTCGGGAAGGAGTAGGCCCTGCGAATCCGACGATTACTGGCCGGTGCCGGCCACGGTCACCACCACGGCGGTGGCGAGCCGGCCGGACACCTCGAGCAACTTGGGGTCGACGCGGTCCACCGTGTCTTTCGGGGTGTCGTAGTATAGATCGTCGGGACGGAAGAGAAACACGACCGGGACCCCCACCCGCTCGAAGTTCATGTGGTCGCTCCCGGGGGAACGCGCCACCTGCGCTTTGATCCCCAGCTGCTCCGCCAGCCGCGCGGCGACCATGACCAGGGAGTCGGTGCCGCGATAGGTCGCCAGTTCCAGGCGCTCCCCGACGCCCTCCATGTCGAGGTTCACCATTCCAATCACGGGATCGGATCCCATGTGGTTGACGTAGTAGTCTGAGCCAAACAAGCCCATCTCCTCGGCCCCGAAGAAGACAAACCGTACGGTTGCCGCAAGCGGCATCCGACGGAGCACCTCGGCGATCTCCAGCGCGACCGCGACGCCGGACGTATTGTCGTTCGCGCCCGGAGCATTATCGACCGTGTCGCGGTGTGCCCCGACCACCAGCACGCGGTGCGAGTCCCTGGCTCCGGGCTTGGTGCCGATGATGTTCCACGTCGTCCGGGTCTCGCTCACCGTCTCGACGTTCAGGTGCGCGGTGACCGGCCCGGAGCGCGCCAGATCCGCGAGTTGCAGCCCTTCGGTACCGGACAGGGCCACAACGGGGATCTTCGTGTCGCGACCCACGAGGCCGCCGAACTCCTCCGCCCGAGAATTATAAATGATGGCGGCCACCGCGCCGGCCGCCGCCGCGTTCACGGCCTTGTCACGGAATGGCAGAGTCCCCCGTAAGATCAGCGCGATCTTTCCCGCGAGCGGCTTCCCCCTGACGTCCTCGGGGCGGCCGATCCCGACGTCGACGAGTTCCGCGGCGATTCCGCCGGGAGGCGACGAGGGCGAGTACAGCATCGCGCGCGGGTGGAGGGTGAGCGTCGAATGCGACGGCAAGGTCAACCCGACTGCGCGCACGCCGAAGTAGGGGAATTGGAACGCCTGCCACTCGACCCGATATCCATCGCTCTCGAGCTGACGCGCGATATACGTGGCCGAGGTCCGATCCTCAGGGGTGCCGGCGACGTGCGGCCCGATCCGCTGGGAGAGCGCCAGCACATGCTGGTAGGCGCGAGCGCCACTCACGTCGCGTAACAGGTCCGAGGGGACTGCCGGCTGACCGGGGACGCTCCCCGGCGCCATCAGCGGGACGACCAAGGCCAGGATGCAGGCGACGACCACGACCCGTTGCTTCACGGCGCACTCCTTGCGCTGAACCTCGTGCTCCCACGGTACGGAGCGCCTCCCGAAATGTCAATGCTCGGGCGACCCCTGACGCCACGCCAAGGGGTGGCCGCGCGCACCGTCGAATTCGTGACTGTGAACCGCCGTATCCTTGCCGTCCTCAGCTTCGGCCACCTGGCAACCGACCTCTCCCAAGGAGCAATCCCCGCGCTCCTCCCCGTGTTCAAGGCGCTGTTCCACCTCTCGTACACCGGGGTCGGCTTTATCGTCCTCATGTCCAATATTAGCTCCTCGATCATCCAGCCGGCGTTCGGGGCGCTCAGCGATCGTCTCGGAATTCGCTGGATGATGCCGCTTGGCGCGCTGCTGGCCGGAGTGGGGATGACCCTGGCCGTGTTCTCCCCAGACTACGTCGTGCTGGTGTCGCTGGTTCTCGTTTCGGGCGTCGGCGTGGCGGCGTTCCACCCCGAGGGGTACCGGTTCGCGGGGCTCGCGGCAGGCAAGCGGCGCGCGACAGGAATGTCCTACTTCTCGGTGGGGGGCAACATCGGATACGGCCTCGGGCCCGCGGCGGCCACGCTGGCCCTCAGCCTCGCCGGAGTCTACGGCATGGGTTACCTGATCGCATTCAGCATCCCCGCGGCGATCCTCATGTGGCGGATGGTGGACCCGAAGCAGCGCGCGCGCCTCGAAGCCGATTGGGTCTCGCCGGCCTCCACTACCACGGGCGCGGCGACCGGCTCGACCGCCCCAAAGGACTCCAACTGGATCCTATTTCTCCTGATCGTGTTCGTGGCCCTGAGGTCCTGGATCTCGAGCGGCACGGCGAATTTTATTCCCCTGTACTACACGGGGATACGCCACCTGGACCCGCGGTATGGCGGGCTCATGGTGAGCCTCTTCCTCGGCGCCGGCGCGGCAGGCACGCTCTTCGGCGGTATCGCGGCCGACCGATTCGGGCGCCGGAACCTCCTCATCTTCTCGATGGCGATCCTGCCCCCGCTCCTGTTGATGCTCACCCGGACGGGCGGACTAGTGACGTGGGCCGCCGCCACGATCGGGGGGATGGCGGCGGTGAGCACCTTCGCGGTCGTAATGGTGATGGCGCAGGACCTGATTCCCGCGCGGATCGGCATGATCTCCGGCCTCATCATCGGGTTCGCGGTGGGGATGGGCGGGATCGGCGTCACCCTGCTCGGCGCCATCGCCGATCGATGGGGGCTGCAGACGGCGATGGACATCACCGCGTTCCTGCCGGTCGCGGGGCTCGTCATCGCGCTGGCGCTTCCGTCCGAAAGAGCGAGCCGAGCCCGGCCCGACCGGGCGCCCGATGCGGAAAGGCGGGCAGCAGGAGAATCGTTGGATTATAGATAACCCGAGGCTCCTGGAGAACATATGATGACACCCGCCGACGCTCACAAAGGACGGGGCGGCCGCCGGCAGTTACTAAAGGGCGGCCTCGCCGCCGTCGTGTGGCTGTTCGCCGGTCGGGCGCAGGCGGCCCCGCCACGGGCTCCGACCCCGGCGCCTGCGCCACCGGCACCGCCGCGTCCTCCACGCCCGGGCGATCCACCCGACAAGCAGACGGAGTCGGGCATCACCGTCCAACCCACCGACCCGGCGATCACGGCCGGCGCGGTTGAGTATCCCGGTGTCACCGGGCCGCTGCTCGGCTACCTCGCCGCCCCCAAGGGATCCGACGTGTATCCTGGAGTGCTCGTCCTCCACGACTTGGCGGGCCTGACCGAACATTTCAAGGACATCGTCCGCAGGCTCGCCAAAGCGGGTTTCGTCGCGCTGGCCCTGGATCTCGCGTCGCGGGCCGGAGGGACGGGGAAACTCGGCGATCCCGTGAAGGTCAACACCACCCTGCAAGGACTGGGCCCGATGCAGTTCCTCCAAGACCTGAACGGGTCGGTGCGCTATCTCGAAGCCCTCCCGTTGGTGGCCAAGACTCGGATTGGCGCCCTCGGATTCGGGGTGGGGGGGAACCTCCTCTGGCTGGTCCTCACCGGCAACGCCGACGTCAAGGCCGCCGTGTCCGTCTCGGGGACGATTCCGTCGGACCGGGTCGTCTCGAACCTGCAGGCGGCCGTGCTGTCCATCTACGGCGAGAACGATCGAAGGGATGAAGAGGCGATCACCGACTTCGACAACGCGATGAAGAAGGCCGGGCTGGCGTTCACGCTGAAGGTGGAGCCCAAAGCCGGGCGCAACTTCTTCAACGACACGACCCCCGCGTACGTCCCCGCAGCGGCGAAAGACGCCTGGGGGATGGCCCTCGACTGGTTCGCGCTACATCTCAAGGGATAGCGGGTGAGCATCGCGGCCAAACCCGCGGCGGCGCTCGATGCGATCGTCCGCGCAAGGGTCGTGCCGATCATCCGGACCGCGTCCCGCGAGTGGGCGGTCCAGGCGGCCGAGGTGCTGGCCGCGGCTGGCCTGACGGTCATCGAGGTGACGTTTACAGTCCCCGACGCGGCGCAGGTCATTCGTGGCCTCCGCGCCCGGTTTCCGCATGTGCTGATCGGTGCGGGCACAGTGACGCATCCCCAAACGGCCGAGGAGGCCGTCGACGCCGGCGCCCAGTTCCTCTTGAGCCCATCGCTCTCCCCCGGCATGGTCGAGGTCGCGCACCGCAGGGGGGTCCTTGCGGTCCCGGGAGCCTTTACGCCGACCGAGGTGGTCCAAGCGCTTGATCTCGGCGCGGAGATGGTCAAGATCTTCCCCGCCGAGACCGGGGGCCCTCGCCACATCCGAGCGATTCTGGCGCCGCTCCCCCACGCTCGATTGCTGCCGACCGGCGGGGTCACTCCTGAGAACATTGGCGAGTGGTTCCGGGCGGGCGCCGTGGCGGTAGGGATCGGCAGCGCGCTCGTCGGCCCGGGTGACCGGCCGGTCGACGCGGCGGCCCTGCGGGCGCGCACCGGCACGATGATCCAGGCCCTTGCCGCGCGCTAGGCCCGGCCGCCGATCCGGCGCCTCGCGAACCAGCGCGCCGGCGGTCGTCGGGATCGGCGAGACCCTCCTCCGTCTCGCCCCGCAGGGCGGAGACACCCTCGAAACCGCGCCGGCGCTTGCGGTTCAGGTCGGCGGTGCGGAGGCCAACGTCTGCGCCGGGCTGGCGCAGCTCGGTGTGCCGGCAGCCTGGATCTCTCGGTTGCCTGCCAACCCCCTCGGGCGGCGGATCGCGACCACGATTCGCGGCTACGGCGTCAACGTCGACGGCGTCCTATGGGCGGCGGCCGAGGGCCGCGTCGGCCTCATGCTGGTGGAGCCCGGAGCCGGACTGCGGGCGGCCGAGGTATTGTATTACCGGCTCGACTCCGCATTCGCGGGGATCGAGCCCGATGCGGTGGCCTGGAACATCCTTCACGGCGCGCGCATCGTCCACCTCACGGGGATCACGCCGGGGCTCGGCCCGAACGCGGCCCGGCTCGTCGCGCGCGCCATCGCGGAAGCCCGTCGACGAGACGTGCGGATCTCCTTCGACGTCAACTACCGCGCCAAGCTATGGACTCCGGCGGCTGCCCGAAAAAGGATCGAACCGCTCCTTCGAGGCCTCGACATCATCATCCTCAACGATCGGGACGCGTCCGCGGTGTTCGGCGAGCGCGGCGAACCCGAAGAGGTCGCGCGGGCGCTCCGCTCGCGGTTCCGCTGCGGCGTCCTCGTGCTGACGCTCGGCGCCCTGGGGGCACTGGCCGTGGATCGGGCCGGCACACACCGCGCGAACGCGTATCCGACGGAGATCATCGACCGGATCGGGCGGGGCGACGCGTTTGTCGCGGGATTCCTCTACGGCTACATGAGACGGGACGCCGCCACGGGCCTGCGGTATGGGGCGGCGATGGCGGCGCTCAAGCAGACGTATCGCGGGGACGTATGCCTGGCGACGCCGGAAGCCGTCGAGGCCGTGCTCCGGGGGGAGTCAGGCGCCTTCCACCGTTGATCCGAGCTCAGCGCACGAACAGGAAATTGCTGTACAAGATCTCCAGCGTCGCGTCGAACCGGCTCGTGCGGACCAGCTGATGGGCCAGGAGCCAGGCGCCGTTCTGGCGCGTGTACCGCTGCTCGCTCTCGATCGTTCCCCAGTTGTATTCCAAGGTACCGTCGGTGATGAGTCCGCGCTCGTAATCAATCCACCCGATCATGGAGCGAGGATTGTTGTTGGCGTCCCGGGCTTTGCCCTGCACCAAGTAGTAGTGCTCGCGCTCCACCAACTTCTCGCCGAGGACATGGAAGTCGAACCGGCCGAGAAACGCCTCCATGGGCTCGCTGGCCTCGAACAACTGGCCGAGGACGTACTTGTTGACGGCCCAGCAGAGCAGGCCCGCGCTGCTCTGGTCGATCTTCACGGACTGACGGCCGCCCGCCATCTGCATCGTCCCGGTGAACTCGCAGTCGGGGGCTTCGCTCTGCGGCTTCCTGACCCTCAGCTTGAACACGACCTCCGCGGACTTCACGTCGGGAGTGTCGGCGTTGGCGTTGAGCACTCGGTGCAGAATCTCGGGCACCGACGGCTGCGCCGCCGCCGTGCCCGCGAACAGGAGCACGACCAGCGCCGTCGCGATCACGTGTCTCATCTTCATCGTGTCGGTCCCTCGCACATGCGTGACCATCGATGCGACCTTCCCGATTGTACCGCAGCGATGGCGGCCCCGGTGAGCCGGATCCGGCACCCTCCTTCGTTCGACGGATTCCACGCGTGTGTCGAGACTTCCCGCCAGAGTGCGACGACAGGAGAGGACGGCGACGCCCGTCGAATAGGGGAAGACTCGGGCGCAGGCCGCGTCATCCGACTCCCTCACTCGAGCACTTCATCCAAGGAGGCCGCATGACCCGCGATACGCATGTCCTGACGCGAGCCTACCGGGCGCTCGCACTGGCGACTGCGGCCGCGGCGTACCTGCTGATCCTGCTGGGGGGCCTGGTCCGCATCAGCGGCGCCGGCCTCGCCTGCCCGGACTGGCCGCTTTGTCACGGCCTTGTGATCCCGCCGCTTACGGGGGCTGTGCTGATCGAGTACACACATCGCCTGGTCGCCGCATCCGTGAGCCTGCTCGTTCTCTTGACCGCGATCGCGGCGTTCTTGGTCCGAACGCAGCTCCCCCGCGCGGCGGCGACGTCGCTGTGGGTTCTGGCCATCGTCGCCGTCCAGATCGTGCTCGGAGCGCTCACCGTCACGCTCCACCTCACCCCGGCGCTCGTCACCATCCACCTCGGCGTTGCCAATCTGTTTCTGGCCGCGCTGCTTCTCCAGGCGGTGGGAGCGCTGCGCGGGGCCGCCGACGCCCCCCCCGCGGCCGCTTCCTTCCGCCGGCTGGTCTTCGCGGCGCTCACGGCGACGTACGTGATGATCCTCATCGGCGGGTACGTGGCCTCGAGCGGGGCCGGGCTCGCCTGTCCCGATCTCCCGTTCTGCCGTGGGACCGCGCTCATGCCCGCGGACGCGGGCGCCGCCGTGCACATGCTGCACCGAGTGTGGGCGCTCGTCGTGCTCGCGCTCGTGCTGGCGACGGCGGCCGCCGCTTCGAAGATCGGGGGACGGTCCGTCGTGGCAGCCGCGCGCCTCGCGGAGGCGCTCGTGCTCGTCCAGTTCACCCTAGGCGTCGCCAACATCGTCACGCATCTCGCACCGGTGGTGCGCGGAGCCCATCTCGGCATCGCCGCGCTGCTCTTCGGGACCCTGGTCGTGCTGAGCCGCCTGACCGCGGCGGCGCCCCAGGGCGCCCCGAGTCCGGCAGGATCGCGGGAGGGCCGGCGGACGCTCCCGATCGCGGGGGGCTCGATCGACGGACCGACGCGCGCGCTCCCCTGGGGGGCCGCAGGCACGCCGCCGGCGAAATTGCGGGCCGCCGCGAGGGCGCTCCGGGATTACGCCGCGCTCATGAAACCCCGCATCATCATGCTGCTACTCGTGACCACGGCCACGACGATGATCATCGCCGCGCCCCACCGGGTCGCGCTCGGGGTACTGCTGCTCACCTTGCTCGGGGGCACGCTCGCCGCCGGGTCTGCCAACGCCTTCAATATGTACGCCGACCGAGACATCGACGCCGTGATGCAGCGGACGTGTTTACGCCCGGTGCCGTCAGGGCGTCTCCGCCCCACTCAGGCGCTCGGATTCGGCGTCTTGACGGGGCTCCTCTCGGTCGTCGTGATGGCGTGGGGGGTGAACATCCTCAGCGCCGTGCTCTCCACCGCGGGCATCGCGTTCTACGTTGTGGTCTACACGCTGTGGCTCAAGCGGACCACGCCGCAGAACATCGTGATCGGCGGCGCGGCCGGAGCGGTGCCGCCGCTTGTCGGCTGGGCGGCGGCGACGGGGCACGTCGCGCTGCCCGCCGTCGTGCTGTTCGCGATCGTGTTCTTTTGGACGCCTCCGCACTTCTGGGCGCTTGCGTTGGGCAAGATCGAAGATTATCGCGCGGCGGGGATCCCGATGCTGCCGGTGGTGCGCGGGGCCAGAGAAACCCGGCGCCAGATCCTGCTCTACTCTGTCGTGCTCGCCGGCACCACGCTGTTGCTGTACTTTCCCCTGCACACCTGCGGCACCGTCTACCTCGCGGCCGCGCTTGTCCTGAACGGGCTGTTCGTCGCGCTCGCGGTTGCGGTCGCGACGGGGCGAGCCGCGTGGGCGCCGCCCGCGCTCTTCGGCTACTCGATCATCTATCTCGCGCTGCTCTTCGGCGCGATGGTCGCGGACCGGCTGATCCTCGGCTGAACCCGCTCCCCACGGGTCAACCGCTCTGGCGGTACCGTGGGTGCCACTCCCGCCCGGTCCACGTTGTCACCTTTCGCGGGGTGATCCGGATGAGGTACCGGGGCCGATCATCCGTCCGGGCCGCGTATTCCGCGCCCTGCGATCCCATGTACCGCACGACCATCCGCGCCACGATCGCCTTGATCCGTGGGCTCCGCGACGGCGCCACAGGGCCTTCGAGAATATCCGCGGTGCCCTGGAACAGGACGCGTGTGTGGGACAGATGCTGGTCATCTGCCACGTGGAACGCGACATGCGGATCCGCTTGGATGTGGCGAACATACGCCGCCCGTTCCCGCGCGACGATGTCGACGGTCCGCTCATGCGGGTGGTACTCGAACCACACCGGGGTCACGTGAGGGACCCGCTCCGACGTCGTCGTCGCCAGCCGCCCGTTCCACGGCGCGGCCAAGAACTCGGCGATCTCCTGATCGGTCAGGCCGCCGTTCCGGCCTTC
The bacterium DNA segment above includes these coding regions:
- a CDS encoding MFS transporter — translated: MSMLGRPLTPRQGVAARTVEFVTVNRRILAVLSFGHLATDLSQGAIPALLPVFKALFHLSYTGVGFIVLMSNISSSIIQPAFGALSDRLGIRWMMPLGALLAGVGMTLAVFSPDYVVLVSLVLVSGVGVAAFHPEGYRFAGLAAGKRRATGMSYFSVGGNIGYGLGPAAATLALSLAGVYGMGYLIAFSIPAAILMWRMVDPKQRARLEADWVSPASTTTGAATGSTAPKDSNWILFLLIVFVALRSWISSGTANFIPLYYTGIRHLDPRYGGLMVSLFLGAGAAGTLFGGIAADRFGRRNLLIFSMAILPPLLLMLTRTGGLVTWAAATIGGMAAVSTFAVVMVMAQDLIPARIGMISGLIIGFAVGMGGIGVTLLGAIADRWGLQTAMDITAFLPVAGLVIALALPSERASRARPDRAPDAERRAAGESLDYR
- the ggt gene encoding gamma-glutamyltransferase, with protein sequence MRGRSQGQGRSMVLARRGLVATDHPLASAAGLHVLENGGNAIDAAVCTAAVLGVVTPMMTGIGGDSFILYYEARTNRVAALIGSGAAPRGATPEYFTDRGHQTMPLRGMLSPSVPGAVDASATALARWGSGRWTLGQLLTPAIHYAEAGFPITEKVAEWFDEAAPVLAQYPSSARVFLPYGRPPRVGESLVQADLARSLRTIAEEGPRAFYEGALAEAIAAYAAAHGGLLGTADLAAHASEVTTPLSTTFRDLTIHCTPPPSQAFVLLEMLNILEHDDLGALPWGSADAVHLMVEAKKLAFADRLAYVGDPRFVSNPMDRLLDKAYARERRRTIDLKRARETVGPGALREQVGETTAFAVADQEGNVVSYITSLSAAFGCGEIVEGTGILLNNRGGRGFSLELGHPNLLAPGKRTMHTLMAFLATRGGRPQLAWATRGGDAQAPWNFQVFSNIAHHCMNVQEAVERPRWFSFPATDPSTIRSPFELRMEAGFPPETYEGLRERGHRVVAPRPSIGGVQVIQVDHDDRVYFGGSDPRPDGQAVGY
- a CDS encoding heme o synthase — encoded protein: MTRDTHVLTRAYRALALATAAAAYLLILLGGLVRISGAGLACPDWPLCHGLVIPPLTGAVLIEYTHRLVAASVSLLVLLTAIAAFLVRTQLPRAAATSLWVLAIVAVQIVLGALTVTLHLTPALVTIHLGVANLFLAALLLQAVGALRGAADAPPAAASFRRLVFAALTATYVMILIGGYVASSGAGLACPDLPFCRGTALMPADAGAAVHMLHRVWALVVLALVLATAAAASKIGGRSVVAAARLAEALVLVQFTLGVANIVTHLAPVVRGAHLGIAALLFGTLVVLSRLTAAAPQGAPSPAGSREGRRTLPIAGGSIDGPTRALPWGAAGTPPAKLRAAARALRDYAALMKPRIIMLLLVTTATTMIIAAPHRVALGVLLLTLLGGTLAAGSANAFNMYADRDIDAVMQRTCLRPVPSGRLRPTQALGFGVLTGLLSVVVMAWGVNILSAVLSTAGIAFYVVVYTLWLKRTTPQNIVIGGAAGAVPPLVGWAAATGHVALPAVVLFAIVFFWTPPHFWALALGKIEDYRAAGIPMLPVVRGARETRRQILLYSVVLAGTTLLLYFPLHTCGTVYLAAALVLNGLFVALAVAVATGRAAWAPPALFGYSIIYLALLFGAMVADRLILG
- a CDS encoding bifunctional 4-hydroxy-2-oxoglutarate aldolase/2-dehydro-3-deoxy-phosphogluconate aldolase, which codes for MSIAAKPAAALDAIVRARVVPIIRTASREWAVQAAEVLAAAGLTVIEVTFTVPDAAQVIRGLRARFPHVLIGAGTVTHPQTAEEAVDAGAQFLLSPSLSPGMVEVAHRRGVLAVPGAFTPTEVVQALDLGAEMVKIFPAETGGPRHIRAILAPLPHARLLPTGGVTPENIGEWFRAGAVAVGIGSALVGPGDRPVDAAALRARTGTMIQALAAR
- a CDS encoding nucleoside-diphosphate kinase; this translates as MADLKHERTLILIKPDGIQRALSGTILARFEQAGLKIVGLKMMQAQRAVLERHYPADEAWVRTVGGKTREAFESYGLDVKAMMGTDDPVAIGRQVRGWLIEFMQTTPVIAAVLEGVHAVSITRKIVGKTLPVFAEPGTIRGDFSTDAPTVANAGRRPVRNLIHASGTVEEAEHEVTLWFTSQELYAYRRADEEVMFGKE
- a CDS encoding pyridoxamine 5'-phosphate oxidase family protein, which translates into the protein MITSPSWEGRNGGLTDQEIAEFLAAPWNGRLATTTSERVPHVTPVWFEYHPHERTVDIVARERAAYVRHIQADPHVAFHVADDQHLSHTRVLFQGTADILEGPVAPSRSPRIKAIVARMVVRYMGSQGAEYAARTDDRPRYLIRITPRKVTTWTGREWHPRYRQSG
- a CDS encoding M28 family metallopeptidase yields the protein MKQRVVVVACILALVVPLMAPGSVPGQPAVPSDLLRDVSGARAYQHVLALSQRIGPHVAGTPEDRTSATYIARQLESDGYRVEWQAFQFPYFGVRAVGLTLPSHSTLTLHPRAMLYSPSSPPGGIAAELVDVGIGRPEDVRGKPLAGKIALILRGTLPFRDKAVNAAAAGAVAAIIYNSRAEEFGGLVGRDTKIPVVALSGTEGLQLADLARSGPVTAHLNVETVSETRTTWNIIGTKPGARDSHRVLVVGAHRDTVDNAPGANDNTSGVAVALEIAEVLRRMPLAATVRFVFFGAEEMGLFGSDYYVNHMGSDPVIGMVNLDMEGVGERLELATYRGTDSLVMVAARLAEQLGIKAQVARSPGSDHMNFERVGVPVVFLFRPDDLYYDTPKDTVDRVDPKLLEVSGRLATAVVVTVAGTGQ
- a CDS encoding sugar kinase; the encoded protein is MPRARPGRRSGASRTSAPAVVGIGETLLRLAPQGGDTLETAPALAVQVGGAEANVCAGLAQLGVPAAWISRLPANPLGRRIATTIRGYGVNVDGVLWAAAEGRVGLMLVEPGAGLRAAEVLYYRLDSAFAGIEPDAVAWNILHGARIVHLTGITPGLGPNAARLVARAIAEARRRDVRISFDVNYRAKLWTPAAARKRIEPLLRGLDIIILNDRDASAVFGERGEPEEVARALRSRFRCGVLVLTLGALGALAVDRAGTHRANAYPTEIIDRIGRGDAFVAGFLYGYMRRDAATGLRYGAAMAALKQTYRGDVCLATPEAVEAVLRGESGAFHR
- a CDS encoding dienelactone hydrolase family protein, whose translation is MTPADAHKGRGGRRQLLKGGLAAVVWLFAGRAQAAPPRAPTPAPAPPAPPRPPRPGDPPDKQTESGITVQPTDPAITAGAVEYPGVTGPLLGYLAAPKGSDVYPGVLVLHDLAGLTEHFKDIVRRLAKAGFVALALDLASRAGGTGKLGDPVKVNTTLQGLGPMQFLQDLNGSVRYLEALPLVAKTRIGALGFGVGGNLLWLVLTGNADVKAAVSVSGTIPSDRVVSNLQAAVLSIYGENDRRDEEAITDFDNAMKKAGLAFTLKVEPKAGRNFFNDTTPAYVPAAAKDAWGMALDWFALHLKG